AACGTGCTGCCTTTGCCGGGTTCGCTTTCCAGAGTTATTTTTGCTTCGTGCATCGCCGCTATTTCCCTGACGATGGCGAGGCCGAGACCCGCGCCGCCGCCTGCGCGCGCCGAGACCTTGTCCACGCAGTAGAAGCGGTCGAATATTTTATCGTGATGTTCTTTGGCGATCCCGATTCCGGTATCAGTTACCGCCACCGTGGGGTCGGGATTGTTTGAAAGCTCCAGAACCACCCGTCCCCCCTCGGGGGTGTACCTGACGGCGTTCTCAAGAAGGTTGGACACCGCTTCGACGATAAGCGTTTCATTGCCGCGAACGGTTATCCCGGGGGAAATATTTTTTTCCATAGAGATATTTTTAAAGCTCGCAAAAGCCCTGTTAAGTTCGATCGCTTCCGAGCATGCGTCCGCCATGTCAACCAGGTTGCCGGGGTTGGAGTCATGCTCCACATTCTGCACGCGGGCCAGAGCAAGAAGACTTTCTACGATATTCGACAAGCGGTGCGAAGCGCGACCTACCGCTTCAAGGGTTTTTTTCAATTCTTCCGCGTCGCGTTCCTTGCGTAGTGCCACCTCGCATTGCACGCGGATGGCGCTTATCGGAGTGCGAAGCTCATGAGCGGCGTCGCAGGTGAATTGCTTCTGTCTCTTGTAGGCGTCGGTTAGCCGGGCAAGAGCGTGGTTCAGCGCCACGACAAGAGAGTGAACCTCTTTGTCCACCCCGTCTTCATTTAGTTTCTCACTGCCGGATTCCGGGCCGACCAGGTCCGCTTGCGCGGACAAACGCTTGATGGGAGTGAGCGCACGGGAAACAACCCCCGCCGGTATCAGCAGGAGCAATACGAAAAACCCGCCTAGCCCCAAAGCCAGCCTTGTGCCGAACAAGGCGAGGGTTTCGTCAACATCCTCCATGAGATGCCCCACGGACACTACGTATTGCCTGTTCTCCACCGTGGGAAGGGTTTTCCCCGGATTTTGCGTTTTCCAGTATACGCGGTCCATTTCATCGTCTTCAGTCGCCTTCGTGATCGGGATGGTTATTACCCGGTAAGAGCGTCCGTTCAAAGAAAGCGTCTCAAACCGGTCCTTAACCTGTGTCTCCGGAGGATTGGGGACCGAGGAGCTTGCGATTTTCCCCGAAGACTCTCTTATGACGAAAAACGAATCCGCTTCAGGGCCCGTGAACCGGGATATCTGCGGCTCCCGCAGCTCCAGTTCAAAAACACCGCCGACCTCCAATTCCATTGCGGATGCGACGCCGTTGGCCATTACTCCAAGCGTTTCATCGAGTCCGCTTAGCAAATCCCGGCGGACCAGCCCGTAGATTGTCCAATAGGTAAGAAAAAGAGACAGAGCCGTGAGCGCCGCCAAAGGCACGAGAATGCGCATACGGATTGATTTCATGAGGGGGACTCGGGCAGCCGGAAGCCCACTCCGCGCACGGTTTCAATCAAGGCGGCTCCGGTGGCTTTCAATAATTTCTTTCGCAGATTGGCCACATGGGCGTCGATGACGTTGGAATCGCATTCAAAGGCGCTATCGTAAACGTTCAGGGCAAGGCGCGTGCGGGTGAGCGCCTTCCCCCTGTTCAGCAAAAAGGTCTCCAGTAACTGGAATTCTTTGTGGGTAAGGTCTACCGGCTGGTTGTCCCAAAGCGCAAGGTGAGCTTCCGGTTTCATCTCAAGCCTCCCCCAGAGAAGCCGCCCCTGGGGAAATCCGGACGAACGCCTCAGCACCGCCCGAATCCTGGCGAGCAGTTCCTCAAAGCTGAAGGGCTTGGAAAGATAGTCGTCTCCGCCCAGCCGAAGGCCCCTCACCCTGTCCTCGACATCTTTGCGCGCCGTCAGAAAAACCACCGGTACATCGTTGTGTTCGGAACGAAGCGTTTCCAGAATCTGAAAACCGCTTACCTCCGGGAGCGAAATATCCAGCAGAATCAGATCATAATCCTGGATTTGCGCCAGATGCAGGCCATCAGCGCCTCCGGCGGCGTGATCGACGATAAAGCCTTCTTCTCGAAGCCCCCTGCAAAGGGCGCTGGCAAGGTCCTCGTTGTCTTCGACGATAAGCAGTCTCATCTGGGTGAACTCCCGGTATGATGGAAGCGGAATGTTATTTTTCAGAGGCCTCATTGTCCGCAGCCGGATTCCACCTGTAAAGGGCCCACACTCTTTTTCTGGAGGGATTGAACGGGTCCGCCGCCTCTCTTCTCAGAACCTCCTGAATACCGCGCGGAGGATGCCGGAAATCATAGGGCTCTCCTACAAGCCATCCTCCGCCCGGAAGCGCGGCGGCGAGTTCCTCCTCGCTGTTTACGTTGGCGACAAAGCGCCTCAGGTAAAAGTTTGAGGAAACCAGATCGTTGTTCCAATTGACGACCGGGCCGTCGCTCCCTGTGGCGGTTGCAACCTCGGCAAAAAATGACGCCGGGCTCCTGTAGGCGTCAATGACGGGAACAAAACCCATCGTCCCGAGAACAGAGACAGCCAAAAAAGAAACCCCAAAAAATTTTATCGCATCGAAATCTCGATAACGCCAGAGGAACAGGTAAACTACCGCAACTCCCGCCACCGCCATAAGAAGGCCGAAGGAGATTTTTCCGGAGCCCAGCGTGAGCAGCCACCCACAGGCAAGGATAAGTAGCGCCGGGGAAAGCCATCCGGCGAAACGGAAAAACGGCCTCGACAGGCGGCCGGTGAGACTCTTTTCCATGGAGTGAACCTGGGCGGCAGCCGCCAGCGCGAGCCCGGGAGCGAGGGAAAGTAGGTAATGGGCGCGCTTGCTCGTTGCCATACTGAGAAAAATCACTCCGGCGGCGAACCACAGAAAAGGCCAAAGAGCCTTAAGCCCTTCTCTTGACGTGGCGCGCCTCAAAAGAGAGGGCAAAAAAACCACAACCGGCCCAAAAGCCGCCAGCATCGGAATATAGTACCAGAAAGGTTCCTTGTGGGTTGTAAAAGTGGGGTCCGCGATACGGTTAACGCTCTCGCCGAGCCATACGTCGAGGGCTCCGGGCACGTTCCGATAGACGTAGATGAACCAGGGCGCGGCCAGCAGTACGTGGGCCAGAAGGAAAAGCGGCAGGTCCAAATAGCCTGTCCGCCGCTTCCCCTTCGGCGAGGCCAGCTCGCAGGCAACGACTCCCGGCAGTGGAAACACCCAGCCGAGGGGGCCCTTGACCATAAAGCCGAGCGCCAGAGAGCACGCGAAGAGAAACCGCCAGCCGGTATCCTCGCCGGATTTAGCGCCCGGACGCACCCGGAACCAGGAATAGACAGAGAGGGTGGAGAAAAAGGCCAGCAGAGGCTCCGTCTCGGCGTTTTGCCCCATGAGGAGGACCAGAGGCATGGAGGCGAAGAGGACGCCCGCAGTGGCGGGATCGCAGTAAAGGCGGCCGTCCTCGGGAGATTTCCAGCGCCCGGCAATGCCGGCGACCAGCAAAAGGGTAGCCAGTGTCGCCAAAACCGCCGGAATGCGCGCCGTCCCTTCCGTGGCGCGGCCCGTGACGGTGAAAACCGCAGCCATTAACCAGTAGCTAAGCGGCGGCTTGGTGACGAAAGGCTCTCCTTCGAGGGTAGGGACGAGCCAGTTGCCTGAAGCGGCGACCTCCCGGGCTACCTCGGCGCGCCTTCCCTCTCCGTGATTACCCCAAAAGCCTCGGCTGGCTGAGCCCAGAGTCAGCGTCGCGGCCAGCAGCAGGGCTATAAGGATGGTCTGACTCGCGGTTTTCATGCGGATTCGGCGACCGCTTCCTCATCTTTCCACAGCATCAGGTTTCGCACGTAAACCACCAGGCCGAATCCCTGACCGAGGATGAATACCGGATCCATTTTATGGATTGCGTAGACGAGAAGAAGCGTACTTCCGAAAAGCGAAAGGTACCAGAACAGCTTCGGCACCGTGCTCTTTCGTTTCTTCTCGCTCACGACCCACTGAACCAGCAGCCTCCCGGAAAAAAGAGCCTGCGCGCTAAAGCCCAGCACGAGCCAGAGATCAATCTCCATGTATTTCCTCCCACTGGTTGGCGAAATGTCTCTTTTGCATCCAGCGCACCGCCAGCAGATCCATCAAAGGGCCCGTCAGCCTGTTCCAGAAATTGTATTTCGCCTTGCCGCGTATTCGGGGGCGGTGGCTCACCGGAACCTGTATCACCCTGGCCCCTTCGAGCTTCAGCAGGGTCGGAAGAAACCTGTGGAGGCCGGTAAACAGCTTTATCCTGTCGAGGTGCTGTTTGCGATAAACCTTAAGCGAGCAGCCCGTGTCGATAATGTCTTCGCCGG
This bacterium DNA region includes the following protein-coding sequences:
- a CDS encoding phospholipid carrier-dependent glycosyltransferase yields the protein MKTASQTILIALLLAATLTLGSASRGFWGNHGEGRRAEVAREVAASGNWLVPTLEGEPFVTKPPLSYWLMAAVFTVTGRATEGTARIPAVLATLATLLLVAGIAGRWKSPEDGRLYCDPATAGVLFASMPLVLLMGQNAETEPLLAFFSTLSVYSWFRVRPGAKSGEDTGWRFLFACSLALGFMVKGPLGWVFPLPGVVACELASPKGKRRTGYLDLPLFLLAHVLLAAPWFIYVYRNVPGALDVWLGESVNRIADPTFTTHKEPFWYYIPMLAAFGPVVVFLPSLLRRATSREGLKALWPFLWFAAGVIFLSMATSKRAHYLLSLAPGLALAAAAQVHSMEKSLTGRLSRPFFRFAGWLSPALLILACGWLLTLGSGKISFGLLMAVAGVAVVYLFLWRYRDFDAIKFFGVSFLAVSVLGTMGFVPVIDAYRSPASFFAEVATATGSDGPVVNWNNDLVSSNFYLRRFVANVNSEEELAAALPGGGWLVGEPYDFRHPPRGIQEVLRREAADPFNPSRKRVWALYRWNPAADNEASEK
- a CDS encoding response regulator transcription factor is translated as MRLLIVEDNEDLASALCRGLREEGFIVDHAAGGADGLHLAQIQDYDLILLDISLPEVSGFQILETLRSEHNDVPVVFLTARKDVEDRVRGLRLGGDDYLSKPFSFEELLARIRAVLRRSSGFPQGRLLWGRLEMKPEAHLALWDNQPVDLTHKEFQLLETFLLNRGKALTRTRLALNVYDSAFECDSNVIDAHVANLRKKLLKATGAALIETVRGVGFRLPESPS